In the genome of Stomoxys calcitrans chromosome 4, idStoCalc2.1, whole genome shotgun sequence, the window gttaatgggcaaatttgcatttgcaatggtgCTCAATGACCTTTTATCATAGTTATTGTCCTTCTGCGTTCGTCCTCAGTCTAGTGTTTTATGGCTAACTGGCATCGGCAAGAATCTGTAGGTTGGCGTGGCAAGAATCTGTACGTCGATGCTGGTTAGCCATATAACACTAGACTGAGGACGAACGAAGAAAGACGAAAGGAATGACAGTGCTAAAAAGTCATTGAGCACCATTGCACCAGAATTCGCCCATTAGCATAACATTAAGGAAAAGGGACACTCTCACTCTCCATTCCCTCTACTATATTCAATACATCGACAAATGGGAGATACGCGAGTCCGAACACAGGTTCGGCGAGTCCAGATTTCATTTAAGGGTTCCAAATATTTCGCTTCTAACCTCGAACTTCCTGTCCTTGAGTCCAAGGCTCTCGacttattggttgcccaaaaagtaattgcggattttttaaaagaaagtaaatgcatttttaaaaaacttagaataaacttttgtcaaatatactttttttacacttttttctaaagcaagctaaaagtaacagctgataactgacagaagaaagaatgcaattaccgagtcacaagctgtgaaaaaatttgtcaacgccgactatatgaaaaatccgcaattactttttgggcaacctaataaatCCGTATTTTCGTGAGCTTAACCCCCTTCATTGGATTTCTCTTGCGACTggcatagaaaatttggtcaaaatggtactttaaccgaaaattttgtcaatatgttAATTCTTATACAAATTTGTCAAACTTTGGTTTcagtagaaaattttataaaatttttatttttttggaaaatttttttcttaaattttttttgtcaaattattATATCTGCAGCAAttcttttttaagattttatttctttagaatatttttgacaaaacttcatgtttatagaaatttttgacaatgttttgatttttaagaaacttttgtcaaaaagatttttaaactacaaaatgtcaatattttcaataaaaacaaattcgaAATCTTCGAAATCGAAATTAGTTTAGttcatttaaattgttttccaaatatatcaaaaaaattctaaaaacatCCTTCGAACCCAATGCAGCTATCCCTTAGGAACGCTGGACAAAATGGAATCTCCTCGCCCTTTCGACCAATTGCCAAACACACCTAGTGAGGAATATGAGCCGTATGTCGAGCAacatctttttaaaatttatcttACATTATGTGGAGTTTCGGTAGCAGCAGCCATTGGCTGTATACTTTTTATGGAGAATCAATTGAATATGGGACTGTTTTCAGCTATGGCTGCCGGTATTGCTTTAATGATTTCGTATTGCGAGAATGGTTATTACACTCGACTTTCTATGCTCTATGCCTTTGGATTTTGTGCTGGACAAACTATGGGACCTCTCTTGAGATATACTGCCATCGTTGATCCCTCGATAATAGTGAACGCATTTGGTGGTGTTGCAGTAACCTTTGCTGCATTATCAATAACCTCTTTGGCAGCTGGTCGCCTGAGAGTTCTATTTTGGGTCTCCGTGTTGATTTGTGTGAATAACATCATCAGcctttttaatgaaatatttggcTTTCATCCTTCCATGTGGATGCAAGTTAGTCAAATGTTTTCCCGAATCTTAATCACAGCTGGATCTGTTTTGCTATACACTCAAAATATTGTGGACGATGTACGTCTAGGATATGAGGATGTCGTACAACATTCACTGGATCTGTTCTTTTATGTTTTGATTTTGTTCAGAAGCTTTTTGATAATCAAAGCATACGGTTTTAAGTGAATAAAGTATGGCAGTAAATGCCTGCCACAAGCTGTCTATTGACTTTTGAATGCACaacattttaaattgaaaaattggaTTATTTGAAGTCTATTTcaaaacaagaaaattttaaagtttctatagaaataaaatttaaaaaaattaaaaaaaaaaatttgaaaaaatttttcacaaaaataaaacgtttacaaaattttcaaaaaaaaaaaaattaaacatcaaaaaaaaatttttttaattttttctttaaaaattaaaatcttacaaaattttctataaaaataaaattttaacaacatttttaatagaaaagaaattctgatcattttttttataaaaatttaatgttgACACAAATccctatggaaataaaattcagaccaaattttttatacaaacaaaATGTTGACGCAATTTTCTATGGAACTTAAATTGACCtatttttggacaaaaaaatttgtaagaaaaaacattttataaacgtttttttttatacaaattgacataaagggtgatttttttgaggttaggattttcatgcattagtatttgacagatcacgtgggatttcagacatggtgtcaaagagaaagatgctcagtatgctttgacatttcatcatgaatagacttactaacgagcaacgcttgcaaatcattgaattttattaccaaaatcagtgttcggttcgaaatgtgttcaaattttgacaaattttgttcagcgatgaggctcatttctggttgaatggctacgtaaataagcaaaattgccgcatttggagtgaagagcaaccagaagccgttcaagaactgcccatgcatcccgaaaaatgcactgtttggtgtggtttgtacgctggtggaatcattggaccgtattttttcaaagatgctgttggacgcaacgttacggtgaatgaacacatttcgaaccgaacactgattttggtaataaaattcaatgatttgcaagcgttgctcgttagtaagtctattcatgatgaaatgtcaaagcatactgagcatctttctctttgacaccatgtctgaaatcccacgtgatctgtcaaatactaatgcatgaaaatcctaacctcaaaaaaatcaccctttagtttccAATAGAAAGCGGTTGCGGAGCACACGATTTTATCATCAGTCCCCCTACCCAggtggcaatttcttttcaaataCTGTATATGACATCATTTGGCAATACAGTAATatatttgttttcgtttttttttgggctTGGGATTTTTGTGCGGTTTTCCTTTTGGATTTTTGGGTAACCGCAAACCCATTAAAATTTAGAGTGTGAAATGAATAGATATGaagattcaaaacaaaaatacaagcaAACCATTATAAgttaatctttttatacccaccagcataggttcagggtatactaatcaagtcattccgtttgtaacacctcgaaatattgatctgtgaccccataaagtctatatattcttgatcgtctagacattctgagtcaatctattggttgcccaaaaagtaattgcggattttttaaaagaatgtaaatgcatttttaataaaacttagaataaactttaatcaaatatacttttttacacttttttctaaagcaagctaaaagtaacagctgataactggcagaagaaagaatgcaattacagagtcacaagatgtggaaaaatttgtcaacgccgactattactttttgggcaacccaatagctatgtccgtccgtccgtctttcgaaatcacgatagtggccGAATGCGCCaaactagctgcttgaaattttggacagatactTCTTGTTGAGGTAGGTCTTTAGggtttgaaaatgggctatatcggttcagatttggatatagaccccatataaaccgatttcccgatttgacttcttgagccctaacaagccgcaatttttgtccgatttggttaaaattttgcacatactgttctgttacgacttccgacTGTGCCAGGCACGCTCCAAagcggtctataatctgatatagctcccatataaaccgatctaccgatttgatttcttcagcttctggaagccgcaatttttgtccgatttggctgaaatgcagtgttctgttaagacttccaacaactacgccaagtacggtccaaatcggtttataacctgatatatctcctgTACAAACCGATATCCCGTTTTAATTTCTTGGGCTCTACAAACCGCATTttttccgctttggctgaaattttgcatgtagtgttccgttatgactttcatcaactgtgccaggtacggtccaaattggtctacaatctgatatagctccgatattaacctatctcccgatttgactttttgagccctaacAACCCGCAAAGTTTgtctaggttaggtttggtaaggttaggttaggtttaagtggcagtctgccatcagactcacttagacgttttcgtccattgtgataccacaggaacagaagagggaagatgccttttagttcctaccatcgaaccatccagatcgctttaaaaagcccaataacttaatcaaacaggttctcaaagaaatgagaacctaaagaggacacacacacagaaggtgttctaaagtctctacttcttcgatgtcttcacagcttctgcaaaagtcgttactggaaaccttcagtctgtcagcatgttttccgattagacagtggcctgtcatgacggacacaatgactgagacgtctgttctagccaatgacagcacagCAATaggcctcttcaagtctagtttAGGCCacgtagttttggaatgcccacagccccctctttgtgaccatgtatcattcgttgttcttcgggcctggtcctgaaaatttagcatacatgtcgctagaggcatatcaaCAGTTTCCAGTATCCCtcgaatgtgtagggtagtttctagtctcgcaagctcgtccgctttacaattccctaggatatctgtgtggcccggcacccagaacaggtgaattttgaactgttcagccatgttGCTgatagatctgcgacagtcgacggcggtttttgtgttcagaaatacgttctccatggatttaatggctgcctggctgtctgagaagatatttcgtcgtaatgacattatatcttagccattccaccacttccttaattgcaaggatctccgcttgatacacactgcagtggtcgggtaaccttttcgatatggccagttctagatctttagagtacaccccaaagcgcacctggtcgttaagtttggaaccatccgtataaaagtctatgtaacttctgttaccaggaatatcgtagttccaatcggttctatcaggaatagtggtacagtaatttttatcaaaaaggggctcaggtagggtgtaatccaacctgcctggaacatcggatttAATACAgcgagaaagctcccttaacctcacggcagtggtcactgcaatttgtctagccacaatgtccagaggcatgagATGTAGTATCAGATGGTGGCCtgctcagtgcggctgtgatgcacacacaagccatcctttggttccggttaagtattaagcagtaggtggatttttgaagcgccgtccaccagaccacaacaccatataacattaacacggtctaaacccccaaattttgccaatggccctcttgcaggtgtatagggcaagagtggcctttcttgccctttccaaaatattggatttgaagttaaattacCTGTCCAGctaaacacccaggtattttacgatctataacctgatatagctcccatattaactcatctctcgattatctccatcatataggccgatctctagatttttgGTTTAAGAAGAAGCCCATAGAAATCGCATTTCGCTGAGATTTAGCACATTGAGTTGTCTTGGGAcctttgacatccatattgaatatggtctatattggacgataccttgatatagcccccatatagaccgatcttccaatttaaagTCTAACGCCCATGCAAGCCTCAGtttttaccagatttcgctgaagatgtctttattattcgatttcgctgaaattttgcacaatgagttgtcttgAGATTTTGAACAATGATTCGTAATATGGCCTAGATTGAACAATATCTTGATGTAAACCCATATAggcccatctcccgattttaggcctaaggcccatagaagccgcctttattatttgatttcgctgaaatttggcacaatgagttgtctttAGATTCTGAACATAAATTcgtattatggtctaaatccgaCAATATGTTGcaattgcccccatatagaccgaactcccgatttaaggtctaagacccatacaagcctcaatttttaccagatttcgctgaaattcggcacaatgagttgtcttgggACTCTCAACATCGATATAGAATATGAACTTGATCGATCAATATCTCGATATAaccatcatatagaccgatctcccgattaaaggtctaagacccatacaagcctcaatttttaccagatttcgctgaaatttggcacaatgagttgtcttaagaTTTTGAGCATCGATACcgaacaatatcttgatatagcccccatatagacccattttcACCATCGATTTACGATCTTTCGCCCATAAATGGCTCACGtatctattacccgatttagctgaattttgaaacagtgaggacCGTGCTGGTTTTAGCCTAGATCAgaacatatgttgatatagctgctactgATCCATAAATGGTACATTTTCGCCAGATTTTGTCAatttaccacaatatacatatatgcctgcggtggtgggtatccaaaattcggcccggcccaccttaatgcctttttacttgtttcatatgaACATTGTCATGAATTGAAAAGGGATTGGGGTAAGTTACCTTCTATGCTGAAAATCATTTGATGAGTATATTTGTTTgttaaatgttgaaaagagcctCTCCATGTACGTTGTGCGTATACGAGTTTATTAATTGAGGTTAATAGCAAATTGTTAACACCTCTGTGATGTGGTTTTATAGATTTTCAATATGCTATTGGTTAagtgaaaattaaacaaatgagTACACgtttgagataagaaaaaaaTCCAATGTTAAAGTTAATCGTATCACAGGTCAAGGTTATGCGTAtgaatttattacaaaacaaatgaaaacggacaaacagacgaacgGCCCAAAACTAAAGTACCGTCCagcatgcaaatttgcccatgaacattccactaagcaataGACTTCTTActtatttaagctcaatgataaggacctcctttttaataaccgagtccgaacggcgtgccgcagtgctacacctctttggggtgaaGTTTTCGCTTGGAAtagataaccaccaccgaaaattttttcagatgttgtcgccaagattcgaactaagtcgttcagtgtcataggcggtcatggtAAGTTCCGAGcaggacatttttttttaaggaaaatcaaatcggttaatgatTTAGGCTTTTAAAGGCATTAAATGCATTAAAGTCCTAATGTATGACAATTCAGTCCAATTAGATAAAAACAGACTTttggtctttggcccataaaagccacatttattatccgatttagctgaaatttgtaacagttagttttgtaaggcccttcgatatccttcgtcaatttggctcagatcggtctaaatttggatatagctgccatatagaccaatcctccgatttattgtcttaggcccataaaagccacatttactatccgattttactgaaatttgggatagtgagttgtcttaggctcttcgatattcttcgtcaatttagctcaaatcggtctagatttggatatagctgccatatagaccaatcctccgatttattgtcttaggcccataaaagccacatttactatccgattttactgaaatttgggatagtgagttgcctttggcccttcgatattcttcgtcaatttggctcagatcggtctagatttggatatagctgccatatagaccgatcctctgatttagggtcttaggcccataaaagccacatttattatcagattttgctgaaatttggaaccgtgagttgtgtagggcccttcgacatccttcgtcaatttggcccagatcggtgcagatttagagtcttaggcccataaaaggcgcatatattgtccgatgtcgctgaaatttggcacagtgtgttaagttgagccccttgacatacttctgcattatggcacagatcggttcagatttggatatagctgtcatatagaccgatctctcggttttacggttttggggtcataaaaagcggatttattgtccgatgtcgccgcaatttgggactgtgagttgtgttaggcacttcgatatccttcgtcaatttggctcagatcgttccagatttggatatagctgccatttagaccggtctctcgatttaatgttttgggcccataaaaggcgcatttattgtccaatgttggcgAAATTAGGGACAGAGAGAGTtattggtctagatcgatcaagatttgcatatagctgccatatagatcgatatcccggtttaaagtcttggccccataaaatgcgcatttatgatccgatttaactgaaatttgacacattgccattcgacatccatgttgtatatggttcagatcggtttatttttagatatattgggttgcccaaaaagtaattgcggattttttaaaagaaagtaaatgcattgttaataaaacttagaatgaactttaatcaaatatactttttttatactttttttctaaagcaagctaaaagtaacagctgataactgacagaagaaagaatgcaattacagagtcacaaggtgtgaaaaaatttgtcaacgccgactatatgaaaaatccgcaattactttttgggcaacccaatagctactaaaaagactaatattttgttatacacaattgaacaatgacttgtacttattagtatttggtccaaatcggatcatatttccatataactgctataggacataaggtatgcaattttcaccggattttgatgaaagttggtttacatatatacccgaggtggtgggtatccaaagttcggcccggccaagcttaatgtttttttacttgtttttgcctaattttcttttttacttcg includes:
- the LOC106087136 gene encoding bax inhibitor 1-like isoform X1 — protein: MESPRPFDQLPNTPSEEYEPYVEQHLFKIYLTLCGVSVAAAIGCILFMENQLNMGLFSAMAAGIALMISYCENGYYTRLSMLYAFGFCAGQTMGPLLRYTAIVDPSIIVNAFGGVAVTFAALSITSLAAGRLRVLFWVSVLICVNNIISLFNEIFGFHPSMWMQVSQMFSRILITAGSVLLYTQNIVDDVRLGYEDVVQHSLDLFFYVLILFRSFLIIKAYGFK
- the LOC106087136 gene encoding bax inhibitor 1-like isoform X3, which translates into the protein MSPMAAGIALMISYCENGYYTRLSMLYAFGFCAGQTMGPLLRYTAIVDPSIIVNAFGGVAVTFAALSITSLAAGRLRVLFWVSVLICVNNIISLFNEIFGFHPSMWMQVSQMFSRILITAGSVLLYTQNIVDDVRLGYEDVVQHSLDLFFYVLILFRSFLIIKAYGFK
- the LOC106087136 gene encoding bax inhibitor 1-like isoform X2, yielding MWSFAMAAGIALMISYCENGYYTRLSMLYAFGFCAGQTMGPLLRYTAIVDPSIIVNAFGGVAVTFAALSITSLAAGRLRVLFWVSVLICVNNIISLFNEIFGFHPSMWMQVSQMFSRILITAGSVLLYTQNIVDDVRLGYEDVVQHSLDLFFYVLILFRSFLIIKAYGFK